Genomic DNA from Panthera leo isolate Ple1 chromosome E3, P.leo_Ple1_pat1.1, whole genome shotgun sequence:
atgagttcgagacccgcgtcgggctctgtgctgacagctcagagcctggagcctgcttcagattctgtgtctccctctctctctgccccatgcccactcatgttctgtctctctctgtcttaaaaataaataaaacataaaaaaaaaaatatatatatatatatataaaaagcatacgactttggctcaggtcatgaactcatggttcgtgagttcaagccccacattgaactctctgctgtcagcacagagcctgcttgggatcctctgtctccctgtctctgcccctcccccactcgtgctcgctctctcaaacataaataaagatttttaaaaaaagagagagagaaagaaacaaaacaacatagtGCTGTGAGGGGGTGAGAATAGGCTGAACGGGAACCCAGAAGATGACTCAGCTAATCCTCGACATCGCCTGGTGCCATTATCATACCCATTTTGcggatgaggaagctgaggctcagaggagtgaACTTCCCGGCTTACCCTGTCGGTTTGGTTCTAATTTTCTTCTGCAAGGGGTGATAAGGATAAAAAcggggaaaggggcacctgggtgcctcagttaagtgtccaacttcgctcaggtcatgatctcgcggttcacgagttcgagccccgtgttcgtctctgtgctgacagctcagaagcctggagcctgctttagattctgtgttccctctttctctgcccctcccctgcttgcactctctctctctctctctctcaaaaataaataaaaacattaaaaaaaggataaaaacagggatggaaaATACAAGTTAGAGGGGCCCTCATGGACCACCTGGTTCAACCCCCTGGTTGAAATGGTGGAGAAACCGAGAcccagaaggggaagggaagtgcTCAGAGGCACACGGAGAAAAGATCTAGAAACTCTACTCTCTCTCAGTCCAGGGTGTTCTTCACATCAAATGCCTGTCTCTCCTCCAGCCTGCTGAAGTTTTCCCGGATCCTTCCCGTGAGACTCCCCTCAGCCTGTGGTCTGCATGCCCGTGTATAGACCCTAAACTCTAAAAGCATAACAGCAGGTAGAGTTAGGACAGGCCCTGGAGCttggcaagtgtgtgtgtgtgtgtgtgtgtgtgtgtgtgtgtgtgtgcgtgcgcgcgcgcgagCGCGCGCGGGCGCGGGTCAGGGAGGAGCGTTGGATGGGATAGGAGACCTCACTGCCCCCAGGGGGCCCCGGGGAGCCCAGGCTTGGGAAGAGACCAGGGagccaggggaggagctgagggccTCCCACCCAAGGggctgtctcccttctctgtcacATCCTTCTGGCTCAGGGGCACTGGGGGTGGGCTGCAGGGCAGGCTGGCTCCAGCCCTGGGCTGCATCTCTGCCCTAGGGTGGCCCGGGAGGCGCTGTGCTCAGGCTGCCTTCTGGAAGCTGGTGGTAAATGAATAACCTTGTTCTTACCTGCAGGGCCCTCTGGGACAaaggagccactcaggtgcccctcggTTCTGACTTGGCCCAACCTGGCATCCATGGCCAGAGACTGTGGAGGTTCAAGCGCAAATGCAACCCCCTTGGCCTGTCTGCCCCCTTACTCCTTCATCAATTCCATCCCAGCCAGGCCCAGAGAAATTTCTCCTtagttctctccctctcacctcctGTTGCTAAGCTTCCTCCCTCCTGACCCTTCCCCGTTGAGCCCCTCCCCTTCACTgagctccctccttctctttgggCCCCCTCCCCTCACGGAGGCCCCCCTactctgccctccccctttcCTGAGCTCACTTCCGGTCCAGctctccctccagcctctccccttCATTCCTCCCTCACCTTTACTCCCCCTCAGGCTAGAAGAGTGGTTTCCCCAAAgcacccccaaccccaaccccttGAACTTTCCTGGAATCTTATAGAGAATGACCTAAAGCCAGGGTGTCCCTACTATTCATCGtaacctccttcctcttccttgggTCATAAAGGGTGGCTACATGTCGGTATTCCCTAACTGGATAATTTggggggagctggggtggggggagtagccTGCTGAAAAACCCAGTGGCCACTAGGACCTTCTGCTGAAGCTTTGCTGCAGGTGGAGAAGTCTGAGATACAATAACTGGGAAATCATTCTCTTCCATCCCATATCCTGTCCCTTGATCCTTGCTCCCTGTCAACTTGCTAACTTGGCCTAGACTCCCTTTATAAGCAAAGGTCTTGGGCCCATGGTCCAGATGTTCTGATTTTACTCCTCAACTCCCACTGGCTTTTCCGCCTGCTGCGTCTGCCCGCCCGCCTCCTGCCGAGGCCACCAGGAACCACCTTGCTGCCTTGAACCCCACGGCTACTCCTAGGGCCTCATCTTGCCTGACCACTTTTGCAACCTCAGTCACCCTGGTTTCAGGTGCCATCTGTATGCTAACAACAGCCGGCGTTGGCCACTCCCGAGTCTCAGTTCTTTACATATGCCCTGCCGCTTCCTGGACGTCTCTGCCTGGAGGCCCAACAGGCTTGCCAAACTCTGTGCATTCAAAACTGAAACCATCATCTTTCCCCAGAAACCTGGTTTCCCATTTTGGTAAATGGCATCCGCCAGCCATCCCAGCAATGACCTAGGGCAGAAGATTGGGGTTATCCTAATGTTTCCATCTCCCTCACCCTACCTATCGAGATGCTTCTCAAGCCCTCATCTTGCTTCCTTCCAGCCCCTGTCAGGCCCTGCTCCTGACCCCACTGTCCCTGCCTTCTTTCTGGCCACACCATCTCCAAGAGGATGGCTGTGGACCCTCTTCGATGGTGTCCccaccttcttctccctcctggaATCCCACTtccccaggggctcctggagaTGGTATTTTGGAGCATAAATCTGACCAGGCGTGTCCTTCCATGACTCCCAAAACCCCAGAGTTAAGGTCCAGAGTCTGTAATTCTGCATCTGAGACTCCATGGCTTGGCCTCCTCCTGGGCCCTGGCTGGGCCTCACCACATTCCCCTCACACTTTGCTGTGCGGCCAGCCCTGGGGGGATCTCTCTTTCCTGGTCCCAGGCACAGGCGCCCTTTCCTACTACCTGAACCTCCTGCGCCTTCTCCCGGACACAAGGCCTTCCAAGCCTGTTTAAACTCAAGCCCTACAGCCTCGCCAGAGGGTCATGCATCCTGACCCTTGGGGGTCCCTAGGAAGAAAATGAGGCCCCTTCCTCCTTGCCCCTCCAGGTGAGAAACTGCCGCCCAGCTTTACTTTTGACGCTGTTTTACCAAAACAATAGGGCTTTTTGTTCCCCCCTTCCAAATATGAAATCATAGCACTGAATGTGCTCTTTCACACGGAGAGGGAAGATTAGATGTGCAGCCGCACAGGGGAGGACGATTCTCCAAGCACAAACCCAGAAGGCAAAGACTAGGGAGGAGGGCCCGGGGCCACGCttctccccgccgccccccccccccatgcctctGTCCATGCAGCAGGCTGGAAGTGCTCATGCCTCTCTAGGTTGGCCCTTCAATGTCTGAATCCCCAGTGCGTAGGCCAAATGGCCACCTAGGGCGCACCCAGTTCGGTTTCGAACCACACTTTCTTGGTTACCCCACCTCTGCCTTCTCTAAGCTTCATAGCGGGAGAGCAGAACCCAGCCAAGGCCAACCCTTGCGGGGCGGGTGTTGGGTAGGGAGGTGGAGGCCTGTCGGCGCTCGCTCAGAAAGTAGGCGCCCGTAACTGCAAAAACGAAAggcttttattgaaaaatatcaaCTGGCCCTTTCCAAGACTGCCGGTCCCTGCCCAACGCGGGCTTTGGGACCGAGGCCCGACGGGGCGGGCAAGTAGCGGCGGCCACCCGGCCCCGCTCTCCGGAGGGGCTGAGGTTTCACTGTCCGTGTGGGCTGGTCCCCCGCGCGCCGTGGGGCCGGGGAGCGGGGTGTGCTGCCCAGGAAGGGGCCGCGGGGTTGGTGCCTCCCGGTCCAGTGTGAGAGCTCCTggcacctggggggagggggggctggtcTCCGAGGAGAGGCCGCACGCGGCACCGGTGGGCGCTCTCGCCCGTGGGGTGGTGGGGTCTCCCCGCGGCCGCCCCTCAGACGTAGTCCTTGCGGTCGTAGGCTGTGCTAGTGCCCGGGCCGGCGGAGCGGGGCGCGGAGTAGACGATCTTGGCGGGCGCGTACTTCTTCTCGCGCGGCGGGCAGGAGCAGCAGAGCAGCGCGCCCCCCAGCAGCTGCAGCGCCGCGGCCGCCCAGCCCACGTACAGGCCCGCGCCCATCTCACGCTTCTGCGCCTCCGGCACCAGGGGGTTGTAGAAGTCCCGGATGATGGTGTTGGCCGACCAGGACACCGGCACCAGCGTGAGCAAGGCGGCCAGCAGGAAGAGCACTCCCGCCACGATGGTGATCTTGGCCTTGGCCGTGTCGTCCTGCACGCAGTTGGTGCACTGGGCGCCCACCAGCGCCACGAGGAGCCCGAAGGCGGCCAGCAGGATGGCGACGACGATGAGGGCGCGGGCCGCCTGCAGGTCCTGCGGCAGCGCCAGCAGCGAGTCGTATACCTTGCACTGCATCTGGCCGGTGCTCTGCACCACGCAGTTCATCCACAGGCCCTCCCAGGTGATCTGCGCCGTGATGATGCTGCTGCCGATGAAGGCCGTCACGCGCCACATGGGCAGCGCGCAGCACACGATGGTGCTCAGCCAGCCCATCACGGCCAGCGAGGTGCCCGTGATCTCCAGGCCCATGGACATGGCTGCCGCGCCAAGGCCGGCTCTGCCGGGCGGCTCAGGGTGCGGGAAGACGACGGGCCGTGGCCGCCGGGCCTAGGTGGGAGCTGCCGCGCGCAGACGGAGGGATGCCTCGACGGACGCGCGGACGGCTTGGACGCACGGACGGACGGCGCGCGCTAACGGCTCCGCTCAGCCCGCTCGCCCCTAAGCAGCGCCTGCACCTGCCTGTGGCTTTGTGGGCGGGCGGCGGCGACTGGGCTGGCCCTGGACTGGGGCCGGTGAGTCTTAGATCCGTGCCCAGCGCTccggcgggggtgggaggggcggagCCGCGGGTCCCCGGGCCTGGAGACTGTGACGTGGCCCCTCTTCCCACCTTCACCAAGCGCTCTGGGAGGAAGGACTCGCCGGGGAGTGGCGCAccgcgcggggtgggggggtggggggggggtgccaagagtgggcggggccggggcctgCGACCCCGCCCCTCGCTCTTCATCGCCCAGTTCCCAAGCTAATTCTCCGGGGCTCGCAGGGGTTGCGGTGCAAATCACAATCTGCTCGACACTCCCCGACCTCCCCACATTTTCGGTGCCGTTCGCACAGGCGTCGTCGGGAAGGGGTCTCTGCCAGCTGGCCGGGATCCATGGGGCCTGGAAGGGCCCAGTGGGCGTGGCCGGGGCTGTTTTCCGGAGTGGGCGGCTGCTCCGGGAGCCGCACACCTGCTCCTAGGTCCCTCTGGCCTCTGAGGCTCTGCTGGCACACAATCCGGGCTTGATCCAGGCCCTGGAGGTCTGCGCTCAGAAGCCAGAAATCCGCCACTCCTCACCAAAGACACCGAGAAGATGCCCCAAACCAGCGCCGAACTCAAATTCACTTCCCAGCCCCACTGCTCCTCCCTTAGCTCCTGGATCCTGGTAGCAGAGTTGCTCTCCCCTCCCAGAAGTCCCTCCTCCTCATTGATTCCCCTCCTCCTGCGCAGCCTTGTGCTTCCTCCCTCTGGGCCCACCTTCATGAAATCGTAGTGAAAGGTTTGATCCTGGCAGAAGTGGGGAGTCAGAGGTGTTACTTACAATGCCTTCCCTCCTATTAACCTTAAAAGTAAAGCCGCCAGTTATCTTACCAGCAAAACATGGGTTTATTGGGAAATAGAGAATTGCAATCCAGGACAAGCAAGCTGCAGCAAAACCATAAGCAAGTCCAACAAAGGGGAGGAtcattattttatggagaaggaggaggaagctgggagggaTTGCAAGAGTTCAGGATAATGCTGGTTTTCTCACTGGTTGAGTTGCAGGGGTGGTGAATTTCTTACAGAAGATGCTATGTACCATTTTCGCCGTGGGGGTCTGTAATTGATTATTCTGTCCTGTTGAGATTCTTCTGCTGGAGGCTGTAATTGACCATTCTTCCTGTAATTGACATGGAGTGCCAGCCTCCCCTTCTAGCTCCCCAGTTCTGCTTCACTAattttcacatttccttcttttgatcAAGATCTTTCCTTGAAAGCATCGCTGATCAAGAATTAGGTATTTTGCGTATAGTGGTTTTTGTCCCTGAGTCCCTGGAAGGACCTTTTCTGGTTGTCACGCCCCACTTTGGAAGGAAAGTGCATAGCAGTTGGAAACCACTTAAGGCCAGGTTGGCATAGCAAGGAGGGTTAGGAGGGAGAGCTCTCAGGCATTTCCCATCTCAGGTCTGTATCTTCTCAAGGTTATCAGCGTTGGAGGTCATCTTGAAGAATGGAGCCAGTATAATCTTATtgggtacatttttttaaaatgaaagattgaTAGGCAACAAGTACAGAATCAAAAGTAACGTGACAATTCCAACCTGTATGTTGGTTCTAAATCAGGACCTTAGGTCTGAAGGTAGCCAGCTGAAAATGTTTATTGGCACTTATTCCAACTTAGGGAAGAAAAGTTTCTGGCTATGAAGGCAGACCTGGACTGACATATGCCTCCTGGAAGTCCCTGCCTAAAGCAACCATGAAAGCAGAATGGTAAACACTGCCAGagcacagagaggaaggaatCAAGTGCATTGGGAAGATCCGATGCAAAGCAGCAACActtcaaagacttaaaaacacatatattgttatcttgggcgcctggctggcttggtcagtggagcgtgagactcttgatctcagggttgttagttcaagccccatgctgggtgtagagattacttaaaaataaaatctttttaaaaagagaggaaggggcacctgggcggctcagtcggttaagtatccgactcttggttgcagctcgGTCATGagctcaccgttcatgggtttgagcccccattgggctctaccctgatggtgcagagcctgcttgggattctgtctctcttcctctctctcttcccctccctctctcaaaaataaataaaaacttaaaaaaaaaaagaaataaataaatagatatctcAAATGGACTGGTTTGAAAACAAATGTTATCAAATAATAGTCTGTAAAGTTGTAAGTTCAGAGACCATGGATGTGTATAAGAATCCAATGTCAGTTAatagttggtttttatttttacttatttatttttaaaagtttgttttttcgtcttaaaatttttttttcttgtgatgagaactttttttttttttaatgttttattgatttttgagagagatgcagagtgtgagcaggggaggggcagagggagagggaaacacagaatcagaagcaggatccaggctctgagctgtcagcacagaccccgatgcggggctcgatctcacgaaccacgagatcgtgacctgagtggaaatcaagagtcggacgcttaaccagctgagccacccaggtgccccagcatgaTCATTTTTAATAGAAGCCATCAGGCCTTTACACTATTGAAATATATCTCCTTTTATCCGCTGTGGGTCGAAGGAGGCAGAGGCCAAGTGTTTTGGATGTCCTGCGACTACCTCGTAGGGGGAGAGTAGAGTTGCTAAGGGGGTGGGTCTGAGTTTCAGAGGACCAACAGCAATGCTTTAGGTCAAGGTGTTTGGAGGGTTTCTACAAATTTTTCCCTTTGAGTCTTAATAGTCCATTAGTACTTGTTGAAGCACCCAACCGGCAAAATGGATTCCCTGATCACCGTGAAGTTTGAGAGGGGCTCCCCAGGTCAtgataatctttttcttttttaaagattttatttttaagtaatctcttttccccaatgtggggctcaaacttacagccccaagatcaagactcacatgctctaccgactgagccagccaggcgccctgtgaTCATCTTTTCTAACAGAGGAAGCATTGGCCTGTCTACACAACAAAACTTTGGTCCAGTGAGAAAGCATATGAACCATAACTAAAACATATTTGTCCGTGAGATGGGGAAGCTGTATGAAATCCATTTATATGAACAGGTTTCCCTGGATTATACTTTGGACACGTGGGGCAAGTGAGAGAGGCACTTTCTGTGGCCCTTATGAACTTTTCACCACAAATGTTCATTCACGAATGCTATCGTTTTGTCAGTAGACCAGTGGTTTAATGCGTGTACGGTTGTAAGCACTGggaattttagaatttctagtAGGGCCGATTATTATTTGGTCCCGACCagagttctctctcttcttgtggaACCTGCAATGATACATTTCCAAAgctgtttttccctctctggggCCAATTGTTAGGTATCTCTTGTTGATGTCTCCAAAATTATCATTTGAGAAACCATCGCTTTAGACTATAACAGGGGTTTGGCTATTGGACTCCTTGAGAGCAGCATTTCCATTTTGATGATGGAAATATCATCAGGGTGGATTACTTTGGTCCTCAAGAAGTCGAGCCTGGAGTGCCCAGGAACGTTAAGAGTCAGAGCAGCTGGCCAAAGTGTGGCATTTAATCAATTTTGGACATAGGAGTCATCCTTAATATTATTCCCATTGGAGATAAGAACATCTCATTGTTTCCACAATATTCCAAAGTCATGAGCTACCTCAAAGGCATATCAAGGATCAGTATAAATGTTTGAGGTTTTACCCACGGGTAAAGTACAAGCCTGAGTAAGAGCATATAACTCAGCCTATAACTCACTGACATTGGGCTGAAGTAGCCAGAGATAAAGGTACTGCCTTAATGACTTCAAGGGAGTGGGAAAAGCATACCCAGGACAGTATTTACCattttcattctataaataaGAACCATCACTATGGGCACTTgtgtgcctcagtcggttaagtgtctgatttcagctcaggtcatgatctcacagttcgtgagctcaagcccccgagtcaggctctgggctgacagctcggagcctggagccggcttcagatcatgtgtctccctctctctctgcccctcccccgctggccctctgtctctctttctcaaaagtaaaataaaacattaaaaaaaaataagtaagaactATAAATAAACCATGAAAAATCTGCATCTGTTAGAGGAGTCTTGTAAATTGTCAGTGGGTGTCAAAAGGTTATCTGTTAGCAGTAAGCAGTCATGAGGGCTTTCATCTGCGTCCATTTGTAAGCCCGTATTCCAAGATCAGATGCCCTAAGTATCTAACCTAAACACGACCAGACTGTAGTTTTTCTTTGAAGACTTTATGTCCCTTTAAGGACAAAAGTCTTAACAGATGGATGCTGTCTTCCTGTGAAGAGGTttgaggaagggggcagagaagcAAACCATCTATGTATTTTGGCCAAATAGAGCCCGCAGAAAACGTTCTGTTTTTCACATCAGCTTTTAAGGTAGGAAGTACTCTCTGTGAAATCCTGGGGCATTACTGTCCAGCTGTTATTTACATTCTTCCAAGTGAAGGCAAAAAGTTACTGGCTGTCCTTATCAACTGGAATACTAGAGATGTACCACATAGATCAATTACCGTGAAAAATACGCTCTCAGTGGGAGTGGATGTTGGAAATAACACACTGGAGTTAGGAATACCAGGTGCTGAGGGATAACTGTCATTTACTGCTCAGAGGTCCTGGACAAATCTTCATCCTTGGCCCTTGGGTTTTCTCATGGGTATAATTGGGGCCTTACAGGGACTTGTGCAGGGATTCATGAAGCCTTGAGCCTTGTAATCGTCTGTTATGGGCTTGATGCCTCGAAGCTCCTCTTTAGTTCTACGGCATTGATTAATTATGGGAAGAGGTTTTCAGGGATCTATTTGAATCTTGGTGGGAGGTGCATTGTGGATTCTGCTAATATCAGTTGAGGATCTTGCCCATAAAGAAGAGAATACCTGATCTGATAGGAATAAATGATCTGTGTCCCCAAGTCTCAACTATGGTGCCATCAGAGACAAAGCACAGAAAATATGCCGAAGGGCCATTTATTTCTCCTGTTTGGCTCTTCTGTCAAATTCTGgaattatttctcccttttagGAGAAACAAATTCTGGCACAGTACTACTTTTCTAAGAAATCGCGGCTCAGCAAATGAATAGGGGCAGAGGAAGTAAGGAGAAAAGGGTGCCTGTCTCTCAAAGGTCATGGACAAGAGGGAGTAGGTTCAGAGACAGGAACCTGTTGGGGTTGATTAGAAAGTTCTATTATTTGAACCCCTACTATTCTAGGACTTTGAGATAAGGGTTGCTTTACAGCAGACAGGTTGAGCAGTGAGAATTAGCTTCGGTGTCAATGAAGACAGAAACAGGTTCATGCCTGGCCCCTTGGAGTTTCTGGGAGCCCCGACCCTGGGAACTGCTGGGACATTAAAAACACTGACCAGAGGGCTGAAGGCAGCTGGAgtgcttaagttaaaaaaaatttttcttaatgtttatttatttttgagagagacagagacagaatgcaagtgggttagggtcagagagagagagggagacacagaatcggaagcaggctccaggctccgagctgtcagcacagagcctgacgcagggctcgaactcacgagccgtgaaatcatgacctgagccgaagtccgacgctcaactgactgagccacccaggagcccctggagtgCTTAAGTTTgtaacaatcttaaaaaaaatttttttagatgacCTGGCTCTTTGCAATAATAGCAGAATTGAAAAGGTTATTAGTTTTGTTTATGGGCCTTCATTTGTCGGAGTTGAAAATTGAGAATTTTAGTggtctttcttttaaagatgtgAGCGAGTCAGTTTGCCACGCTAACTAAATCTATAGTGGTCACTTTTCCGTTCCATCCTGGTCCTTTTAACTGAAAGAATAAGATACTGGTTCAGGCcattaataaacaaacataaagttAAATGCTACCCAAGTGGACTTAAAGGGAGaccagaatattcttttttttttttttttttttttctgtaggactaatacctttaaaaaagtgTTGCTCGCCGGGGATTTCCAGTGAGTGTTCTAGCATCTTGCCAAAAGTTAGGGGCTTGTCTCTCTAAATCCCCTTTCAGGATGTTacttttcagttcattttatCCAGTGGCTAGGCTGGTCCTCAGCAACAAGCATGCAGACTGATAAAAATCTCAGAAACCAGGTTGGTAGGTTTGAATAACTATGTTAGATTATTCAGCAAGTTGCCAGGGGGTCCTCAGTCACTTTGGGACTTTatttatgtctgtctgtctgtctgtctgtatgtatattaaaaaacttttttaatgtttatttttgagagagacagagcacgagccggggagaggcagccagacagggagacacagaatctgaagcaggctccaggctctgagccgtcagcacagagcccgacggggggctcgaacccacaaactgagagatcgtgacctgagccaaagtcggacacttaagtgactgagccccccaggtgctccggGAAACTCTTTTAACTTTGGCTCCTAATCCATcgattgaaacaaaaaaaaaacaacacaccaaAAAACCCATCAAGAACCAAGACCTTACATCAGATCCCAAATAAAGCCTGGAGAGCTCGAACACAAAGCATAGGGCTTGAAATTCAGGAGAACAGGTGTCCTCAAACTCCACGATCAGCGAGAAAGCAgtgagctgggctctgtgggtATTGGCACCTGTCTGCTTATCAGCCCCAGAGTGGTTGGGGGTCTACTCTGGATCCCACCTCTGATCACCGAGAAAGGCTGACCTTAAACATAAAACtgtttggggcacccgggtggctcagttggttaagtgtccgacttcggctcaggtcacgatctcacggtttgtgggttctggccccaccttgggctctgggctgacaactcggagcctggagcttgcttcagattctgtgtctcccaccctctctctctgcccctcctccctttgtgctctgtttctctctctttcaaaaattaattaaaaaaaaaaaaaaacattaaaaagaacccATAAAACTGCCCAGTATTTCAGCAGCAAAAATGGCTTTCTTTGGGAATAGTAGAGAACTCATAATCCACAACAAGCACACTAGGGCAAAACCAACCACAGGCAAGTCCAACAAATCAGGGGAgcattattttatggagaagaaggaggaagttgggagggctTGTTTTGAACAGAAGTCCATTGGAGAGAAGCAGGAGTTCAGGGTGATGAgggtttctcattggctgagtttcAGGGGTGGTCAGATTCCTTATAGAAGATGCAAGATGTTCTGTATGTCCTTCCCTGTTGGGCCCGTAATGGACAGTGCTTCCTGTAATAGACATGGAGCTGTAAGgcttgccccacccccagcctctccttCTAGCATCCCTGGTCCACTTTAGGGAGGCTTCCCTTTATTAATGTTCTCGGGCTATTCCTGACCCTGCTTGGAGCCTTTCTGGCATTGGCCTTGGTGGTTCTGCCTGGGCTGCCCATCATTCGGTCTCACCTCTCGCCCCAGCAGTTGGATTTCCTGCAGCCACTCACCCCACCACGTCCTATCTCCTTTGCATACTTCATACCCTCCTTAGCGTTAAACACCCTCCGTCGTACttgagttttctaatttatttttcactcttcctttctcttctccagtATGTCAGCTCCACTGGGACATCCAGAATGTCCTCAAACGGGCGAGGGTTTCTGCCGGTTTTATTTGCTGCGAGGGAGCTTTGTAATCTAGTAGGAACCAGGGGCACCTCCAGGTGAGATGAGAGGCGTCACGGAGCCGGCCCTGAGCGTTTTTCTGGCTTGCCCCATGTCTGTCAAACCACACGCATGCAGCCTCTTCCCTAAGTGCCCGGGCCCTGGGGTGATAGGAGAGTAAGGTAAACAGGGCCAGAGGGCCATGAAAACCAGGGTCCCTGCTTCTTTCAGGGGCAAAGGTCTTGGGCTGGGCCTgttggggctgggctgggcagggctgggagtgcCCGGCCAGAGGGCCCAGCTGGTGCTGGGTGGGGGCTGCCTTAGAGGAACTTCGTAAGCCTGGGTCCACCTCACTGGACTGCTGGCTGCCCTCAGTTTCCTGTTTAGTGAGGGTGGCTTTGGgccagaagagaaacagaagcctCAGGCAGTGTGGCTGGGCGTAGGGGGGCCGAGCTCAGGTGCTCTGGGCCAGAGAACGGGTCCCTGgctggtggtgcctgggtggggtgctgtgtgctctgtctcttgccaGCTGCGAGGCCGAGGAAAGTCGTATCATCTCTtaccttagtttcctcttctgttaaaTGAGGGAAACGACGTCTACATGACCCACCTC
This window encodes:
- the CLDN3 gene encoding claudin-3, which produces MSMGLEITGTSLAVMGWLSTIVCCALPMWRVTAFIGSSIITAQITWEGLWMNCVVQSTGQMQCKVYDSLLALPQDLQAARALIVVAILLAAFGLLVALVGAQCTNCVQDDTAKAKITIVAGVLFLLAALLTLVPVSWSANTIIRDFYNPLVPEAQKREMGAGLYVGWAAAALQLLGGALLCCSCPPREKKYAPAKIVYSAPRSAGPGTSTAYDRKDYV